A single genomic interval of candidate division WOR-3 bacterium harbors:
- a CDS encoding CocE/NonD family hydrolase produces MRNGCQRVLTVAALLQSLVITQAQAFIKETRMVRMRDGIQLATDIYYPVTSLPPWPTILQRTPYNRDIDSLLALLITDVKGYALVSQNLRGTGGSQGEPMLFLTDGWGALQDGYDCIEWIAAQWWSNDKIGMFGASAPGMTQYYAAGALPPHLTCTAPIVAGPSLYHHVAYTGGEFRKALVETWLNAQHTPWLIDSVANHPLYTPDFWGTVDLRTRWGLVNDPQFHVGGWYDMYTDGQLEAFTELQRRHHNQKLFIGPWGHYGFNEREQGDLTYPANAEILETEYYTLLFEQWYDPCLQGSGNIGDRVTYYLMGDCDTQDTTNWNHWVKTDTWPPPDAQYTTWYLRQGGVLSQSPPVSAEPPDTFRYDPRDPCPTIGGREYIGIPGGYGPKDQRPLESRPDVKVYTTPPLAQPLKVVGKLRLLLYASSDRTDTDWAVRVSDVYPDGRSILMTDNILKARHRKGFDREDFLTPGVVDTFDIDLWSIANVWNQGHRLRVSITSSNFPRFERNPNTGGPFRRNDTAGALVATNVIFHSPGIATRLLLPVIGGPVAMEEKTPRLTPGRCEVCPNPFVGSARVPGYEHDWFTLLDIAGREVGECRGDRVGAKLAPGVYFLKHHAADMSPLRLLKMR; encoded by the coding sequence ATGAGAAACGGTTGTCAACGAGTGCTGACCGTGGCCGCACTGCTGCAGAGCCTGGTCATAACCCAGGCCCAGGCGTTCATCAAGGAAACCAGGATGGTCCGGATGCGGGACGGTATCCAGCTCGCCACTGACATATACTACCCGGTCACCTCGCTTCCACCCTGGCCGACGATTCTCCAGCGCACGCCCTACAACCGCGACATTGACAGCCTGCTTGCGCTCTTGATAACCGACGTCAAGGGATACGCGCTCGTTTCTCAGAACCTGCGCGGCACCGGCGGGTCCCAGGGCGAACCGATGCTATTCCTCACCGACGGATGGGGCGCACTCCAGGACGGGTATGACTGCATCGAGTGGATTGCCGCACAGTGGTGGTCGAACGATAAGATCGGCATGTTCGGCGCTTCGGCACCGGGCATGACCCAATACTACGCAGCTGGGGCTCTGCCACCGCATCTCACCTGCACCGCACCTATCGTTGCCGGCCCCAGCTTGTACCACCACGTCGCCTACACTGGCGGCGAGTTCCGCAAGGCCCTGGTCGAAACCTGGCTAAACGCTCAGCACACGCCCTGGCTCATTGACTCGGTTGCCAACCACCCATTGTACACACCTGACTTCTGGGGCACGGTTGACCTACGTACCCGCTGGGGTCTTGTCAACGACCCCCAGTTCCACGTCGGTGGGTGGTACGATATGTACACCGACGGCCAGCTCGAAGCGTTCACTGAGCTCCAACGTCGGCACCACAACCAGAAGCTGTTCATTGGCCCCTGGGGCCACTACGGGTTCAACGAACGCGAGCAGGGCGACCTGACCTATCCGGCAAACGCCGAGATACTGGAAACCGAGTACTACACCCTGCTCTTCGAGCAGTGGTACGACCCCTGTCTCCAGGGAAGCGGGAACATCGGCGACCGCGTGACCTACTACCTGATGGGCGACTGCGACACCCAGGACACCACAAACTGGAACCATTGGGTCAAGACCGACACCTGGCCGCCGCCCGATGCTCAGTACACAACGTGGTATCTACGACAAGGCGGGGTCCTGTCCCAGAGCCCGCCTGTATCTGCCGAGCCGCCGGACACGTTTCGCTACGACCCGCGCGACCCCTGCCCTACAATCGGCGGAAGGGAGTACATCGGCATACCCGGCGGGTACGGCCCGAAAGACCAAAGGCCATTAGAGTCCAGGCCGGACGTGAAGGTCTACACCACTCCGCCGCTGGCCCAGCCGCTCAAGGTCGTCGGCAAGCTCAGGCTGTTGCTCTATGCCTCGTCTGACCGTACCGACACCGACTGGGCCGTTCGGGTTTCAGACGTGTACCCTGACGGCCGCTCAATCCTCATGACCGACAATATCCTGAAGGCCCGGCATCGAAAAGGCTTTGACCGCGAGGACTTCTTAACCCCGGGTGTTGTGGACACTTTTGACATAGACCTTTGGAGCATCGCCAATGTATGGAACCAGGGACACCGACTCAGAGTCAGCATCACTTCATCGAACTTCCCGCGGTTCGAGCGCAACCCCAACACCGGCGGCCCGTTCCGACGCAACGACACTGCAGGCGCGCTTGTCGCTACGAACGTCATCTTTCACTCGCCCGGGATTGCGACCCGGCTGCTGCTCCCGGTCATCGGTGGCCCGGTGGCTATGGAAGAAAAAACGCCGCGGCTCACGCCCGGACGATGCGAAGTCTGTCCCAACCCGTTTGTCGGCTCAGCCCGTGTTCCTGGGTACGAGCACGACTGGTTCACGCTCCTTGACATCGCCGGCCGCGAGGTCGGTGAATGCCGGGGCGACCGAGTCGGCGCCAAACTGGCTCCGGGCGTCTACTTCCTCAAACATCACGCAGCCGACATGTCACCACTGCGTCTCCTAAAAATGAGGTAA